AGATCATTATTATCGGAGGCGGTGCTGCAGGCTTTTTCTGTGCATCCAATCTTGACGAAAAGAAATATACAATTACGATTTTAGAACAGAACTCGGATGTCCTTCAGAAAGTTAAAATTTCCGGAGGCGGACGTTGTAATGTGACTCACGCATGCTTTGACCCCAGAGAACTTGTTCAGTTTTATCCTCGTGGAAACAAGGAACTATTAAGTGTTTTCAGCAAATTTCAGCCCGGAGATACAATGGAATGGTTTGATCAACGTAATGTTCCGTTGAAAATTGAAAATGACAACAGAACTTTTCCTGAAAGCAATTCTTCTCAGACTATCATTAATACTTTTCTGAATGAAGCCCAAAAGAAAAATGTCTCTGTAAAAACAAAATGTACGGTAAAAGAAATTGAAAAGCAGGATGAAAAATATATTGTAAAAACCAATTCAGGGGATTTTGAGGCAGATTATATTGTTTATACTACCGGAAGCTCTCCAAAATCTTTAAAAATAGTTGAAAATCTGGGTCATAAGATTGTAGACCTTGTTCCTTCCCTTTTTACTTTTAATATTAAAGACGAATTGCTGAAAGATATTCCGGGAACAAGTTTTGAAAATGCAGGAATTTCAATCCCGAAGCTGAAAACCGAGGAAAGTGGGCCGCTGCTTATTACCCACTGGGGACTTTCCGGGCCTGCTGTTTTGAAAATTTCTGCATGGGAGGCTATAAGTCTGGCAAAACTCAAATATAACTTTGAAATTGAAGTAAATTTTATTTCGGTTGAAACGGATGAAGCAGAAGAAATTTTTAATAATTTTAAACAAAGCAATCCTAAAAAAACCATCGGACAGTCTAAGATCTTTGATATTACCAACAGATTCTGGCAGAAGATCTTAGATATTTCAAAAGTTGACCTCAACAAACAGGTGGCTAATATTTCCGGAAAGGAAATGCAGAAAATCCTTGAAAATCTTTGCAGGAAGAAATTTCAGGTGACCGGAAAATCAACTTTTAAAGATGAGTTTGTAACGGCCGGAGGTGTTGATTTAAAGGAAATTAACTTTAAAAACATGTCTTCAAAACTACTTCCAAATTTCTATATTGCCGGAGAAGTCTTAAATATAGATGCCGTAACGGGCGGTTTCAATTTTCAGGCATGCTGGAGTGAAGGATGGCTTATTGCACAGGATCTCAACACCTTATAAAAAAGTATTATTTTTACTAAAAACTATAAACATGAAAAAAAATCTCGGTTTCTTTCTTTTATTCTGGTTCTTTTTAGGATACAGCCAGGAAAAAACGATTGTCTCTGACTGGACTTCACTTACACAGGCTGTCAATATAGAAAATAAACCTAACTGGAACTTCCGTATAACAGCAAAAATCAGAAAAGATAATGAGGATAATGGTTCCAATTGCGGGTTATGGTGCAGAATAGATAATAAAGATGAGTCTACTAGTTTCTTTGAAAATCAATATTATGGAATCCAAGTAACCCATGAATGGAAAACCTACGAAATAAAAGGAACCGTCAATCCATCTGCGAAGACCATGAATATCGGAGCTTTTGCACAAAGCAACGGGGATTTTTATTTTGACGATTTTAAGTTGGAAGTCAATGATGGAAAGTCAAAAAAATGGACTGAAATTCCGCTGGAAAACTCAGGTTTTGAAAAAGAGATTGCATCTTCAAATGGTTGGTTTGAAGGAATCCGTTCTCAGAAAATAAAGCACGTAAAACATTTTACAATTGAAGCTTCAGATTACAAACCATTCAGTGGTAGCAAATCTTTGTTGATCAGAGGCCGTGGTATTATCGGAGCAATGCCGGAGGGAAAATTTATGGATGTTAATGGTATCAGATTATACTATGAAGTCTATGGAGAAGGTGAGCCGGTTCTTATGCTTCATGGCAATGGCCAATCCATCAGTGCCTTTATGAACCAAAAAGATACATTTGCTAAAAAATATAAAGTGATCATTATAGATTGCCGTGAGCGGGGAAGATCTACTTATGACAAAACGAAAGAACTTACTTTTGATATTCAGACAGAGGATATTAAGCAGTTTTTAGAAAAGCTGAACATCAAAAAAACAAAAATTCTTGGCTGGAGTGACGGAGGAATTCTCGCACTGTCTATGGCCATGAAATATCCGGAGATGGTAGACAAAATAGCATGCTCAGGAGCCAATATTTTTCCGGAAGGAGTTAAAGATAATGATTTAAAATCCATGAAAGAAATGCTCGTGGGCCTTACTAAAGAGAATAAAGACCATAAAAATGATATCTTTATTGATCTTCTCAATCTGGATTTGAAGTATCCTCAATGGAAGTATGAAGATCTGAATAAAATTCAGTGCCCATCATTGATCATTGCTGGTGATAGTGATCTTATAAAAACGGAACATACGGTAAAAATCGCAGAATCTATCTCAAAAGGACAATTAGCTATTATCCCCAATGCAAATCATTATGTTCCCGAAGAAAAACCAGAGCTGTTCAATGAATTGGTCATAGAGTTTTTTGAAAATAAATAACCAGAATACAAATTAAAGCATGAAAAAAATATCAGCATTCATTTTATGTCTTGGGTTTGGGCTCGTCTTTGCTCAGACACAGGAGGCCAAAACACAACCTGCAGAAAATCATTCCAGAGATAAGTATATGCCTGAACAAAGTAAACAGGCAGAATATCCCGGCGGGCTTTCAGTATTTATGCGGGAGGTAACTCAAAAAATTGATTCTAACCGAATAAAAGGGCCAAAAGGTAAATCCCATTCCAATGCAAAGTTCTCCGTTAATGCTAAAGGTGATATAGAAACGATTCAGATAACCGGAGACAATGAATCCCTTAATAATGAAGTGGAAAGAGTGATGAAATCTATGACCGCAAAATGGAAACCAGGAGAATATAAAGGAAACCCTGTACTTATTTGGTTTAATCTTCCTTTCATTGTCAATTTTGAATAATCAGGATGCTCTCGGCTAAAAGAAATATTTCTTCTTTCTTTAGAATCCTTCTTATCATAGGATTTGTATATTTCTTTTGGCTGATGTTAAAAATTACCTTAGAGTATATTCCATTGAATCCTGAGGTCAGTTTTCTGATGATTAAGCAGACGGAAGTTGTAGAAAGATCTGAATATCTTATATTTTTCTATACTCACGTATATACAAGTATTTTTGTCCTTCTTTCAGGATTTCTGGCTATTCTCAGACGGAATTTCGGACTGAAAAATTTCCATCGGAATATGGGAAAAGTGTATATTTTTCTCATTCTGATCTCTGCTGCACCTTCAGGAATTTAT
This genomic window from Chryseobacterium viscerum contains:
- a CDS encoding NAD(P)/FAD-dependent oxidoreductase: MKQIIIIGGGAAGFFCASNLDEKKYTITILEQNSDVLQKVKISGGGRCNVTHACFDPRELVQFYPRGNKELLSVFSKFQPGDTMEWFDQRNVPLKIENDNRTFPESNSSQTIINTFLNEAQKKNVSVKTKCTVKEIEKQDEKYIVKTNSGDFEADYIVYTTGSSPKSLKIVENLGHKIVDLVPSLFTFNIKDELLKDIPGTSFENAGISIPKLKTEESGPLLITHWGLSGPAVLKISAWEAISLAKLKYNFEIEVNFISVETDEAEEIFNNFKQSNPKKTIGQSKIFDITNRFWQKILDISKVDLNKQVANISGKEMQKILENLCRKKFQVTGKSTFKDEFVTAGGVDLKEINFKNMSSKLLPNFYIAGEVLNIDAVTGGFNFQACWSEGWLIAQDLNTL
- a CDS encoding alpha/beta fold hydrolase, coding for MKKNLGFFLLFWFFLGYSQEKTIVSDWTSLTQAVNIENKPNWNFRITAKIRKDNEDNGSNCGLWCRIDNKDESTSFFENQYYGIQVTHEWKTYEIKGTVNPSAKTMNIGAFAQSNGDFYFDDFKLEVNDGKSKKWTEIPLENSGFEKEIASSNGWFEGIRSQKIKHVKHFTIEASDYKPFSGSKSLLIRGRGIIGAMPEGKFMDVNGIRLYYEVYGEGEPVLMLHGNGQSISAFMNQKDTFAKKYKVIIIDCRERGRSTYDKTKELTFDIQTEDIKQFLEKLNIKKTKILGWSDGGILALSMAMKYPEMVDKIACSGANIFPEGVKDNDLKSMKEMLVGLTKENKDHKNDIFIDLLNLDLKYPQWKYEDLNKIQCPSLIIAGDSDLIKTEHTVKIAESISKGQLAIIPNANHYVPEEKPELFNELVIEFFENK
- a CDS encoding DUF2306 domain-containing protein; the protein is MLSAKRNISSFFRILLIIGFVYFFWLMLKITLEYIPLNPEVSFLMIKQTEVVERSEYLIFFYTHVYTSIFVLLSGFLAILRRNFGLKNFHRNMGKVYIFLILISAAPSGIYMGIFANGGLLSKISFVILGFLWWFSTFKAYQLARQKKFKEHKQWMWRSFAFTLSAITLRMWKVIIVYLFHPNPMDVYQIIAWLGWIPNILIIEYLITKKHL
- a CDS encoding energy transducer TonB, which encodes MKKISAFILCLGFGLVFAQTQEAKTQPAENHSRDKYMPEQSKQAEYPGGLSVFMREVTQKIDSNRIKGPKGKSHSNAKFSVNAKGDIETIQITGDNESLNNEVERVMKSMTAKWKPGEYKGNPVLIWFNLPFIVNFE